One Leptolyngbya sp. CCY15150 genomic window carries:
- the pckA gene encoding phosphoenolpyruvate carboxykinase (ATP), translating to MNYRIHDPGARSTQEISPFYKQTLTASSLSEPRHQPHHGAGRQPWSAYQPTPSNCYGLAELGMKNLGNVYRNLPVPQLIEHALIRGEGILADNGALCVKTGSHMGRSPQDKFVVDDPDHHAEIHWDESNVPISELKFQHLYQRILSYVQGRDLYIFDGFVGADSTYRMGLRVITELASESLFSHQLFIRPSPSELANHHADFTVIAVPGLKGDPDHDGIHSEAFIVIDFSKRLVIIGGSRYAGEIKKSVFSLMNYVMTKRGVLPMHCAANRDAQGHTALFFGLSGTGKTTLASDPERFLIGDDEHGWSEDGIFNFEGGCYAKTNSLSKEHEPQIWQAVRSGALLENVILRASDRSPDYDDHSLTENTRVAYPIDYISNSERSGLGNHPNTVIFLTADAFGVLPPIAKLTSAQAMYHFLSGYTSKLSSTEQGMTEPQATFSACFGKPFLPLAAALYAEMLGDRLRKHHFTATVFLVNTGWFGGPYGVGQRIAIRHTRAMVSAALNGTLNRVTYHAHPIFKIFVPDRVPGVPLALLDPRKTWADAQAYDQQACLLARRFIDNFAAIHGTSPELIDAGPTLEAFS from the coding sequence ATGAACTATAGAATCCATGATCCAGGTGCTAGATCAACGCAAGAGATTTCTCCATTCTATAAGCAGACGTTAACAGCTTCTAGCCTGTCTGAACCGCGGCACCAGCCTCACCATGGTGCTGGACGTCAGCCCTGGAGTGCTTATCAACCTACTCCATCCAATTGTTATGGCTTGGCTGAGCTAGGCATGAAAAACCTGGGTAATGTCTATCGAAATTTGCCGGTTCCTCAACTCATTGAACATGCTCTCATTCGTGGAGAAGGCATCCTAGCAGACAATGGTGCTCTCTGCGTTAAAACAGGTAGCCATATGGGGCGATCGCCCCAGGATAAGTTTGTCGTTGATGATCCAGATCATCATGCGGAGATTCATTGGGATGAATCTAATGTTCCTATTTCAGAACTCAAGTTTCAACACCTCTATCAGCGCATCCTCTCCTATGTTCAAGGGCGAGATCTCTATATTTTTGATGGCTTTGTAGGGGCAGATTCAACCTACCGAATGGGTTTGCGAGTCATTACTGAACTGGCATCAGAAAGCCTTTTTTCCCATCAACTCTTTATTCGTCCTTCACCATCAGAATTAGCAAATCATCATGCAGATTTTACCGTGATTGCTGTTCCTGGATTGAAGGGCGATCCAGACCATGACGGCATTCATAGTGAAGCCTTTATTGTGATTGACTTCTCAAAACGGCTGGTGATTATCGGCGGATCTCGCTATGCGGGAGAGATCAAAAAATCGGTCTTTTCTCTCATGAATTACGTCATGACAAAGCGAGGAGTCTTGCCCATGCATTGCGCAGCCAATCGCGATGCTCAAGGTCATACCGCCCTCTTTTTTGGACTATCGGGAACCGGAAAAACCACCCTTGCCTCCGATCCAGAGCGGTTTTTGATTGGTGATGATGAACATGGATGGTCGGAAGACGGCATCTTTAACTTTGAAGGAGGATGCTATGCCAAAACAAATAGCCTGTCGAAAGAGCATGAACCTCAAATCTGGCAAGCGGTTCGCTCAGGAGCCTTGTTGGAAAATGTGATCCTGCGGGCCAGCGATCGCTCTCCTGATTACGACGACCATTCCCTCACCGAAAACACTCGGGTTGCTTACCCCATTGACTATATTTCCAATAGCGAACGATCGGGTTTGGGAAACCATCCCAATACGGTGATCTTTTTAACGGCGGATGCCTTTGGCGTCTTGCCCCCGATCGCCAAGCTCACCAGCGCCCAGGCTATGTATCATTTTTTGTCGGGATATACGAGTAAGCTATCGAGTACAGAACAGGGTATGACGGAACCCCAAGCCACTTTCTCCGCCTGTTTTGGCAAACCCTTCTTACCCCTCGCGGCGGCACTTTATGCTGAAATGTTGGGCGATCGCCTGCGTAAACATCACTTCACGGCCACCGTATTTTTAGTGAATACCGGCTGGTTTGGCGGCCCCTATGGCGTAGGGCAACGCATCGCCATTCGCCATACCCGTGCCATGGTCAGTGCGGCTCTCAATGGTACCTTGAACCGAGTCACCTACCATGCCCATCCCATCTTCAAAATCTTTGTGCCAGATAGGGTGCCCGGCGTTCCCCTTGCCCTTCTCGATCCCCGGAAGACTTGGGCAGATGCTCAGGCCTACGATCAGCAAGCTTGCCTGTTAGCCCGCCGATTTATCGACAACTTTGCAGCAATTCATGGCACAAGCCCAGAGCTGATTGACGCGGGTCCCACCCTGGAAGCATTCTCTTGA